One genomic region from Magallana gigas chromosome 3, xbMagGiga1.1, whole genome shotgun sequence encodes:
- the LOC105346681 gene encoding uncharacterized protein has product MFRLNASMEETIGTTNANSHKRLNSFSDYGKLDRTLYPAERKRFLTFSERNTCERVRNFTKTKRGIKNRGDFLRLSSSSSLSNVETDGQGRKVSALSIFSYTSEDCFEENSARGQRFRIVLHGIPRVGKSCFLKQLRTSEYLGACPDGPDSSCITVPVILDGKESILDFVEAHMYIQNYGWNRTYDAFVMMFSVTDKRSFHYIANIVEQIRKEVGDTKPIYIVANKTDLIRFREVSSQVGMKFAKNNNCYYAEVSVPLQLNVDKLLVDITDQLERCYKTNNTETTVKPSMNTQSGKHQGGRSFKKSRFSLFSRLRKLFFKNT; this is encoded by the exons ATGTTTCGCTTGAACGCAAGTATGGAAGAAACAATCGGAACAACGAATGCCAATTCTCACAAGCGACTTAATTCTTTCTCTGACTATGGAAAATTGGATCGAACATTATACCCAGCGGAACGAAAACGGTTTCTCACTTTTTCTGAAAGAAATACATGTGAACGAGTtcgaaatttcaccaaaacaaAAAGGGGCATCAAAAATCGTGGAGACTTTCTTCGACTCTCCTCATCAAGTTCTTTGTCTAATGTGGAAACTGATGGACAAGGAAGAAAAGTTTCTGCATTATCTATATTTTCATACACAAGTGAAGATTGCTTCGAAGAGAATTCAGCTCGCGGGCAACGGTTCAGAATTGTATTGCATGGAATCCCGCGAGTTGGGAAATCGTGTTTTCTTAAACAATTGAGAACTTCCGAGTACCTAGGAGCATGTCCTGAtg gtCCTGATTCTTCTTGTATCACCGTCCCTGTAATATTAGACGGCAAAGAATCCATCCTTGATTTCGTTGAAGCTCATATGTATATTCAA AATTATGGATGGAATCGCACTTACGACGCTTTTGTAATGATGTTCTCTGTCACAGATAAAAGATCGTTTCATTATATCGCAAACATAGTAGAGCAGATTAGGAAAGAGGTTGGCGACACCAAGCCCATCTACATAGTTGCCAACAAAACAGATCTCATAAGATTTCGGGAAGTTTCTTCTCAAG ttGGAATGAAGTTTGCAAAGAACAACAATTGCTATTACGCTGAAGTTTCGGTGCCCCTGCAATTGAATGTTGATAAACTACTGGTGGACATCACAGATCAGCTTGAGCGCTGTTATAAGACAAACAACACAGAAACAACAGTTAAACCTTCTATGAATACCCAATCAGGGAAACACCAAGGAGGGAGATCATTCAAAAAATCGAGATTCTCACTATTTTCAAGATTACGaaaactcttttttaaaaatacttag